CGTGGACGACGTGCGTGTCGGTCGCACCACTGATGCCCGAGACGACCGCGTACTCGTCGGCGATCTCCGCGGCACGCTCCTCGGTCGTGAACATCATCGCGGCGCTCCCGTCCGTGATGGGACAGAAGTCGTACAGCCGCAGTGGGTCGGCGATGATGGGTGACTCGAGGGCTTTCTCCATCGTGATCTCCTTCTGGAACTGCGCGTTGGGGTTGTCGACGCCGTTCCTGTGGTTCTTTACGGCGACGCGAGCCAGCGACTCGCGAGGGGCGTCGAACCGCTCCAGGTAGTGGCGTGCGGTCATCCCGGCGAACGACGGCAGGGTGACGCCGTGCTTGTACTCCGCCGGGTGGGTGATGGAGGCGATGATGTCCGTCGCCTCACCAGTCGTCTTGTGGGTCATCTTCTCCCCGCCGACCAGCAGCGTCATGTCGCTGGCGCCGGAGGCGACCGACTGCCATGCCTCGTAGATACCCGCCCCACCCGAGGAGGAGGTCTGGTCGACCCGTTCGCTGTACGCCGGCATCAGCCCCAGGTCGTGGGCGAGCAGGTTCATCACGCCGGTCTGGCCCTCGAACTCGCCGCCCGCCATGTTCGAGACGTACAGGTGCTCTACGTCGGCGGGTGTGACGCCCGCGTCGTCGAGACACTCCTCGCCGGCCTGCGAGAGCAACTCGCCGAGCCAGGCGTCACGTTGCCCGAATTTCGTCATCGACGCACCGATTACTGCGACTCCCATGTGCGGTGACTCTCGGGGATACCCCCTGTAGATTTCGGTCCGACTACACATCGGGTGTGGCTGTCGTATGGCTGCTGTCCCGGCGGGTGCGAATCCACACAAGATTCATTACCGTGTCCCGGTCAGCCACGGACATGGAGGAGGCCTGGATAACACTGCAGTGTCCCGATTGCACCGAACGCTGGGAGGTAAACCCCGCCGACCTCGAGGGGCCATCCGTCGACCACGAGTGTGACGCCTGTGGAGTGACCCATCCGGTGAGCGAGTTCTGCGAGACGAAACGCGATCTCGAGATTCTGACCGAGTTGACCGCCTGAGCGGCCCGGACTCGGGCACGCTCTCACGAGATGAAAAGACTAATTCACTTATATGCCCAGGGCGGGGATACGTCGGACCATGAACCCACTCGACTCCGGACGGGGCGTGGGGCCGCCGGGCCGGACGTGCAGGGAGGCGAGCCGTGTCCGATGAGCGGGAGCGCTGGCATCCTCTTTGTCTGCCCGGAGTGCGCAGAGCACATCGAGGTCAACGAGTCGATGAAGGCGGCGATTCTCGAGAGCGGATGCATCGTCTGCGGGACGGCCGTGTCCGCCACCGCCTTCGAGCGCGACTGAGTCAGTCCCCGGCGGACACGGCCTTCCGCCCCGAGAGCTCGGTCTCTTGCAGGCAGTGGACGCTCACGTCGGTGCGCTCTTTGTCCGCCTCCCAGATGCCAAACGCCGGCGTCTCGCCCGCTCCCAGGACCTCGATGCGATGCGGAGAGAGGTCAGCCTTCTCGAGTTTCGTCAGTTCGCCGTCGCAGATGACGCTCCGTGGCCCCGCTGCCCCGTCGAAGACGACCAGTCGGGCCGGCGTCGACTCCTCGAGGAAGGTGTCTTTCTCGCTCGTATCGAGGTGGCCCAGCCGGAGCAGGAACTCGCCGCGTGTCTCGTCGTACGCGTAGGAGACCGGAATCGCGTACGGCCGCTCCGTCGCGGCGAGCGAGAGGACACCGAACCCATTCGTCTCGAGAAACCGTCCGATCTCCGTCCCCGTCATCTCCACCGTCCCCTCCCCTGACATTGTTCGAGTTAATCTGTGGCCGATAGTAAGTGTGCCGGTGGCCGAGACCGGGGGCTCACTCTGCCAGCAACGCGTCGAGGACCTTCGACTGGGCCGCAGCGAGGTGCTCGCTGAACGTCGGCCGACTGATGCCCATCGCGTCCGCGACGTCGCTTGCGTTGGCCCGTTTCGGGTGCTCGAAGTAGCCCAGTTCGTGGGCCCTGCGAAGGGTCTCTCGCTGCCGGGCCGTCAGCGTCCCCCGGTCGACGAACACGAGGTCGTGGTCGTCGCGGCTCCCCTCCGACCGGAGCAGGCGCTGGACGTCCACCGCCGGGAACGTCTCGCGGAGGTCCGCGACGAGGTCCTGTAACGTCCCGACGTCGGGCGCGTGGAAGGTCAGGAACACCGACCCGTCCCGGACGTAGCGGTCGGCGATGGGGCAGTCGTACGTCTCGATGCAGTCGCACGGACACCGGTCGGTCCCGTCGCGCGTGTACCGGTAGACCGTCTTGTCCCCGTAGTCGAAGACCGGGTCGACGCCGTCCGGCAGGTCGGCGCCGGGGTCGACGGCGTGGTCGTCACCCTCGAGCATGAACTCGACCGTCGTCCGGTCGGGCTCGTCGGCGTTGACGCTCTTCCTGACCGCTCGGCTCTGTGTTCCCGTCCGTGCGGCCGCCCGTGCGACGAGACAGGTCTCCCCGGGTTCGACACGGACCTCCGCGCGGATGCCGGTCCCCATTGGTTCGATACCTCGGGGGACACCTATCTAAATCTCCCGGCGGGAGTACTTAAACCACCCATCATATGGTGGATGTCCCACTCTCACCGCACGTCGCATACGCCGAGGTAGCATCCACGATGTCGTCACACGCGCACCGATTCGAGGCCAGCGGTCCGAGCGAGACACGGAGCACAGCCATCGACGAGTCGGCCCTGCTGTCGGTCCTGACCGACGAGAAGTGTCGGGGAGTCCTTCGCGCACTCGAGGCCGACTCGCTGACCGTAACGGAACTAAACGACGAACTGGGCGTCCCGGTGTCGACGCTCTACCGGAAGGTCGACTGCCTCGTAGACGCCGGACTGGTCGAGGAACACACCCGGTTCCGGGCCGACGGGAACCACAAGAGCGAGTACGTCCGCACCGTCTCGACGGTCTCGCTCGACGTCGACCTCGAGGAGTTCACGGTCACCGTCGACGATCGCTGACGGACGGTCGGCCGCTGACCCGGTCGGTCAGTACTTCGCTCTCGCCGCGGCAGCCCACTCGTCGCCGCGCTCGACGTCACGGGGCCACCGCCGCTTCCCGAACCGCCCGAGTCGCTCGGCCAGCGTCCACCGGTCGGTGTACTCGACGCTGTCGGCCGCCGGCGCGACGGCCGCCGCTCGCTGTCGGTCGGTCGCGTGTGCGCCGACGGCGCTGGCGATGGCAGCGGCCTCCGACCGACTCGCGTCCGCCGGAATTGACACCGTCAGGTCCCGCTCGACGGTCACCGTCGTGGTGCGAGCCGCCTCGGCCTCGTCGGGTCGCGCCTCGGGTTCCCTGAGTGCGGACATCTTACAGCGGGATGTTGCCGTGGTCTTTCGGCGGCGTGTCCTCGCGCTTGCGCTGGAGCAACTCCAGGTCGTCGATGAGGCGCTTGCGCGTGTCCTTCGGTTCGATGACGTCGTCGAGGTAGCCCCGCCGGGCCGGCCCGTAGGGATGGGCGAACTCCTCGCGGAACTCGTCCATCAGCGCCTGTCGCTTGGCGTCGGGGTCGTCGGCCTCGGCGATCTCGTTCCGGTAGAGGATGTTGACCGCGCCCCGCGGGCCCAGCACGGCCATCTCGGAGCCGGGCCAGGCGTAGTTGACGTCGCTGCCGAGGAACTTCGAGGACATCACGATGTAGGCGCCGCCGTAGGCCTTCCGGACGACCACCGAGAGCAGCGGGACGGTGGCCTCGGCGTAGGCGTAGATGAGCTTCGCCCCTCTGCGGATGATGCCGTTGTGCTCCTGGTCGGTGCCGGGCATGAACCCGGGGACGTCGACGAAAGAGACGATGGGGATATTGAACGAGTCACAGAAGCGGATGAAGCGGGCGGCCTTCTCGGCGGCGTCGATGTCCAGCGTGCCCGCGCTCACGCGGGGCTGGTTCGCGACGATGCCGACCGAGCGACCGTCCATCCGGGCGAACCCGACGACGACGTTCCGGGCCCAGTTGGCGTGGGTCTCGAAGAACGACTGCTCGTCGACCACCTTGTCGATGACCTTCGTCATGTCGTAGGGCTTTCGCGGGGCCGACGGGACGATGTCGGTCACCTCGGGAATCTCGCGTTCCGGGTCGTCCCACGGCTTGACCCGCGGCGGGTCCTCCATGTTGTTCTGGGGGAGATACGAGAGGAGCTGGCGGATGTTCTCCAGGGCCTCCTCCTCGGAGGGATACGAGAAGTGGGCGACGCCGGACTTCGAGGAGTGTGACCCGGCCCCGCCGAGCTCCTCCTTGGACACCTGCTCGCCGGTGACCGTCTCGATGACGTCCGGCCCCGTGATGAACATGTGGCTAGTGTCCTGGACCATGAACGTGAAGTCCGTCAGCGCCGGCGAGTAGGTCGCGCCGCCGGCACACGGGCCCATGATGGCCGAAATCTGTGGGATGAGCCCGCTGGCCTTCGTGTTGCGTTCGAAGATCTTGGCGAACCCGACCAGCGAGTCGACGCCCTCCTGGATGCGGGCCCCGCCGGAGTCGTTGAGGCCGATGACGGGGACGCCGGTCTCGATGGCCTTGTCCATCACCTTGCAGATCTTCTCGGCGACGACCTCGCCGACCGAGCCACCCAGCACCGTGAAGTCGTGGGCGAAGACGAAGACCTTCCTGCCGTCGACGTCGCCGTAGCCCGTGACGACGGCGTCGCCGGGGAACGTCTTTTCCTCCATCCCGAAGTTCGTCGACCGGTGTTCGACGAAGGGGTCGACCTCGTTGAACGTCCCGTCGTCGACGAGGAAGTCGATGCGCTCGCGCGCAGTCATCTTGCCCTTCTCGTGTTGGGCCTCGATGCGTGCCTCGCCGCCGCCGAGCCTGGCTTCCGCCCGTCGCTCGCGGAGTTCCTCGACGGCGCTTCGGTCCTCGCTCTCGTCCTCGGAGTCTTCCTGTCTGCTCATGTTACCACTCCATGCCGCCGTTGACGCCCAGCACCTGTCCGGTCATGTAACTGGACTCCTCGCCGGCGACGAACCGGACGATGGAGGCGATGTCCTCGACCGTCGCGAACCGGTCCAGCGGGATGTTCCGCAGGATCTTCTCCTGGACCCGCTCGGGGACTTCCTCCAGCATGTCGGTGCGGACGAACCCGGGCGCGACGCAGTTCGCCGTCGACCCGGTGTGAGCGAGTTCCAGTGCGAGCGTGCGCGTGAACCCGAACAGCCCGGACTTCGTCGTCGCGTAGTTGGCCTGCCCGATGTTGCCCTGCTGGCCGACGACGCTCGAGATGTTGATGAGTCGCCCGTTCTCGGCGTCGCGGATGTCGTCGTAGAAGGCGTCGGTGCAGTTGAACACGCCGCCGAGGTTGACGTCGATGACGGTCTGCCAGTCCTCGCGGGACATGTTCTCGAACTTCTTGTCGATGGTGATGCCAGCGTTGTTGACGAGCACGTCCGGCGCCCCGAACTCGTCCACCACGGCGTCTCGCATCTCCCGGACCTCGTCGTGCTTGGCCACGTCCGCCTGGACGGCGACGGCCTCGCCCTGCCCCATCTCCGCTATCGTGTCGACTACCTCGCGGGCTTCCCCCTCGGAGGACCGGTAGTTGACGACCACGTTGGCGCCGTGTTCGGCCAGGTCCTCGGCGATACCTCGACCGATACCTCGCGACGAGCCGGTGACGACACAGGTCTGGTCCTTCAGATACATGTGTCAGGTGTGCAACCCCCGTGGTCTGGTGTATTCATCTCTCACCATAGACGGCAAAGCACAGGCAAATAATAGTTCGCCTTATAGTTCGGTAATCCCCGAACCGGGAATAGAATGACCTTGCTACGGCCCCCAACCTGTGGACACGTATACAGATACACGTGGGAACCGTTCGGCCTGCATACATTTAGGCCGACCTAAAACAGAAAACCTCTTTAGGGCGGCCTAAAGAATCTCGTGTACGATGACTACGGACATCTGCGTCGTCGTGCCGACCGTACGTAACCACGAGTGTCTGCGCGAGTATTGCCAGAACGCCCGGGACCACGGGTTCGACCTCGACCGACTCTTCTTCGTGCTCGTCACGGAGGACTTCTGTGACACCGAGGCGATGGAACGGATGCTGGCAGAGGAAGGCGTCGCCGGAGCGGTGTTCGACGGCACCGCCCGCGAGGTGTGGTTCGCCGACCACGGCGTCGCCGAGTACGACCACCTCGTCCCGGCGGCCAGTCACGCCCAGACCTCCTTTGGCCTGCTGTACCTCTGGGCCAACGACTTCGAGTACGGCTTTTTCGTCGACGACGACACGCTGCCCCACGAGGACGTCGACTTCTTCGGGACCCACATGGAGAACCTCGCCTTCGAGGGCGAGGTCGAACGCGTCCGGTCCGACGAGAACTGGGTCAACGTGCTCTACCAGAACGAGGACGAACATGGGCTCTACCCGCGCGGGTACCCCTACGCCGCGATGGACGAGTCGGTGGAGACCGACACCACCTACGTCGACGACGTCGTGGCCTCCCAGGGACTGTGGACCAACGTCCCGGACCTCGATGCCGTCCGCATCCTGATGGACGGCGACCTGCAGGGCCAGGCCCAGACCCGGACCTCGGCGTCTGACTTCGGCGAGGACTTCGTCGCCGCCGGGGGCAACTACCTCACCGTCTGCTCGATGAACCTCGCGTTCCGCCGCGAGGTCGTCCCGGCGTTCTACCAGCTGCCGATGGACGACAACGAGTGGGACGTCGGCCGGTTCGACGACATCTGGTCGGGCGTGTTCCTCAAGCGCGCGGCGGACCTGCTGGACAAGCACATCTAC
The DNA window shown above is from Haloarcula halobia and carries:
- a CDS encoding acyl-CoA carboxylase subunit beta, giving the protein MSRQEDSEDESEDRSAVEELRERRAEARLGGGEARIEAQHEKGKMTARERIDFLVDDGTFNEVDPFVEHRSTNFGMEEKTFPGDAVVTGYGDVDGRKVFVFAHDFTVLGGSVGEVVAEKICKVMDKAIETGVPVIGLNDSGGARIQEGVDSLVGFAKIFERNTKASGLIPQISAIMGPCAGGATYSPALTDFTFMVQDTSHMFITGPDVIETVTGEQVSKEELGGAGSHSSKSGVAHFSYPSEEEALENIRQLLSYLPQNNMEDPPRVKPWDDPEREIPEVTDIVPSAPRKPYDMTKVIDKVVDEQSFFETHANWARNVVVGFARMDGRSVGIVANQPRVSAGTLDIDAAEKAARFIRFCDSFNIPIVSFVDVPGFMPGTDQEHNGIIRRGAKLIYAYAEATVPLLSVVVRKAYGGAYIVMSSKFLGSDVNYAWPGSEMAVLGPRGAVNILYRNEIAEADDPDAKRQALMDEFREEFAHPYGPARRGYLDDVIEPKDTRKRLIDDLELLQRKREDTPPKDHGNIPL
- a CDS encoding helix-turn-helix domain-containing protein, with amino-acid sequence MGTGIRAEVRVEPGETCLVARAAARTGTQSRAVRKSVNADEPDRTTVEFMLEGDDHAVDPGADLPDGVDPVFDYGDKTVYRYTRDGTDRCPCDCIETYDCPIADRYVRDGSVFLTFHAPDVGTLQDLVADLRETFPAVDVQRLLRSEGSRDDHDLVFVDRGTLTARQRETLRRAHELGYFEHPKRANASDVADAMGISRPTFSEHLAAAQSKVLDALLAE
- a CDS encoding thiolase C-terminal domain-containing protein — protein: MGVAVIGASMTKFGQRDAWLGELLSQAGEECLDDAGVTPADVEHLYVSNMAGGEFEGQTGVMNLLAHDLGLMPAYSERVDQTSSSGGAGIYEAWQSVASGASDMTLLVGGEKMTHKTTGEATDIIASITHPAEYKHGVTLPSFAGMTARHYLERFDAPRESLARVAVKNHRNGVDNPNAQFQKEITMEKALESPIIADPLRLYDFCPITDGSAAMMFTTEERAAEIADEYAVVSGISGATDTHVVHERDDPTVMGGVVQSSQDAYEMAGLRPADLDIAELHDMFTILEFLQLEGIGVAEQGTAWELAMDGTTAKDGDLPINTSGGLKSKGHPLGASGVAQGVEIYEQLVGEAGPRQVDAETALACNVGGFGNCVITTIMEAAE
- a CDS encoding DUF7560 family zinc ribbon protein produces the protein MSGSAGILFVCPECAEHIEVNESMKAAILESGCIVCGTAVSATAFERD
- a CDS encoding pyridoxamine 5'-phosphate oxidase family protein, with the protein product MSGEGTVEMTGTEIGRFLETNGFGVLSLAATERPYAIPVSYAYDETRGEFLLRLGHLDTSEKDTFLEESTPARLVVFDGAAGPRSVICDGELTKLEKADLSPHRIEVLGAGETPAFGIWEADKERTDVSVHCLQETELSGRKAVSAGD
- a CDS encoding alpha-1 4-glucan-protein synthase; amino-acid sequence: MTTDICVVVPTVRNHECLREYCQNARDHGFDLDRLFFVLVTEDFCDTEAMERMLAEEGVAGAVFDGTAREVWFADHGVAEYDHLVPAASHAQTSFGLLYLWANDFEYGFFVDDDTLPHEDVDFFGTHMENLAFEGEVERVRSDENWVNVLYQNEDEHGLYPRGYPYAAMDESVETDTTYVDDVVASQGLWTNVPDLDAVRILMDGDLQGQAQTRTSASDFGEDFVAAGGNYLTVCSMNLAFRREVVPAFYQLPMDDNEWDVGRFDDIWSGVFLKRAADLLDKHIYNGGPLCEHNKAPRSTFSDLTNEVHGLELNEHVWEIVDDAADDADSYREAFDAMGEALATGDFSDWENGAFLNYCGEFMLDWLECLAELDSRRADRIPVTADD
- a CDS encoding ArsR/SmtB family transcription factor, translated to MSSHAHRFEASGPSETRSTAIDESALLSVLTDEKCRGVLRALEADSLTVTELNDELGVPVSTLYRKVDCLVDAGLVEEHTRFRADGNHKSEYVRTVSTVSLDVDLEEFTVTVDDR
- a CDS encoding beta-ketoacyl-ACP reductase, with translation MYLKDQTCVVTGSSRGIGRGIAEDLAEHGANVVVNYRSSEGEAREVVDTIAEMGQGEAVAVQADVAKHDEVREMRDAVVDEFGAPDVLVNNAGITIDKKFENMSREDWQTVIDVNLGGVFNCTDAFYDDIRDAENGRLINISSVVGQQGNIGQANYATTKSGLFGFTRTLALELAHTGSTANCVAPGFVRTDMLEEVPERVQEKILRNIPLDRFATVEDIASIVRFVAGEESSYMTGQVLGVNGGMEW